A region from the Tigriopus californicus strain San Diego chromosome 9, Tcal_SD_v2.1, whole genome shotgun sequence genome encodes:
- the LOC131886599 gene encoding vacuolar protein sorting-associated protein 37B-like — translation MMAMPTPGGGGLGPATYSFQSSQPNYEAAVHKIQYLSKDELQDLLNNDSAFERFIQGLEQIQSLQGEKEMLMASNKSLAEYNLSQEPVLRRIRLELEARKNEAATLIQEVRSLLQSTDQRRGQTDPETLLALLRASAANVDEESDQIATDFLDDKFESVDRFLEAFIEKRKVSHLRKVKGDKLEEMIEERRRKRPTGVAGLTPARNAPPPPPAIYRAPNGPPTALVGNLPYPVNPVGMPSPY, via the exons ATGATGGCCATGCCTACGCCCGGGGGAGGGGGGCTGGGCCCCGCCACCTACTCGTTCCAGTCCAGTCAACCCAATTATGAGGCGGCTGTGCATAAAATCCAATATTTATCTAAAGACGAACTCCAAGACCTCCTCAATAACGACAGCGCTTTCGAACGATTCATTCAAGGGCTGGAGCAA ATTCAAAGTTTGCAAGGCGAAAAAGAAATGCTCATGGCCAGTAACAAGTCGTTGGCCGAGTACAACCTCAGTCAAGAGCCCGTCTTAAGGCGGATCCGACTGGAATTGGAAGCGCGCAAAAACGAGGCCGCCACGCTCATCCAAGAGGTGCGATCGCTTTTGCAAAGTACCGATCAACGGCGTGGTCAGACGGATCCCGAAACACTTTTAGCGTTATTGCGG GCCTCGGCGGCCAATGTGGACGAGGAAAGCGATCAAATTGCTACTGACTTTCTTGATGACAAATTCGAGAGTGTGGATCGATTCCTGGAGGCGTTCATT GAAAAGCGCAAGGTGTCACATCTCCGCAAGGTCAAAGGTGACAAGCTAGAGGAAATGATCGAAGAACGGCGACGGAAACGCCCGACCGGGGTAGCCGGCCTGACCCCGGCGCGAAACGCTCCCCCGCCACCCCCGGCCATCTATCGTGCTCCGAACGGGCCACCCACTGCTTTAGTCGGTAACCTGCCGTATCCAGTGAACCCGGTCGGCATGCCCTCACCGTACTAG
- the LOC131886600 gene encoding dnaJ homolog subfamily C member 30, mitochondrial-like, with amino-acid sequence MAWLSPVGRRPVGLSRSLAASRACPRLDWWRGLSEGGNDSGVTPRRTHYHVLGLTEQASSEEIKQAYYRLSKLYHPDRNQADPESMAKFHEVTQAHDILGHAALRRQYDKGTLGQHTSVADLERASHTYEGQRFYDTRSVYQKRFGMTKDGDRQSRSQLDGATQSSRHFNFQKKHGKIRSQFRVSSSPLLSREDSNQMMRGLGYTVAAGLMGVFIIHRCFS; translated from the exons ATGGCTTGGTTATCGCCGGTCGGCCGCCGACCGGTCGGCCTGAGTCGCAGTCTGGCCGCTTCCCGGGCCTGTCCCCGTTTAGACTGGTGGCGAGGCTTGAGTGAGGGTGGAAACGACTCGGGCGTGACCCCTCGACGTACCCATTACCATGTGTTGGGTTTGACGGAGCAGGCCTCCTCGGAGGAGATCAAACAGGCCTATTACCGCTTGTCCAAATTGTACCATCCGGATCGGAACCAGGCGGATCCGGAAAGTATGGCCAAGTTCCACGAGGTCACGCAAGCCCACGATATCCTGGGTCACGCGGCCTTGCGACGCCAATACGACAAGGGCACTTTGGGCCAGCACACGTCTGTGGCCGATCTGGAGCGGGCCTCTCATACG TACGAGGGTCAGCGGTTTTACGACACTCGCTCTGTGTACCAAAAACGCTTTGGCATGACCAAAGACGGCGATCGTCAATCCCGTTCCCAACTCGATGGAGCCACGCAGTCCTCGCGTCACTTCAATTTTCAGAAGAAACACGGCAAAATTCGATCGCAGTTTAGAGTCAGTAGCTCGCCCTTGCTCTCTCGGGAGGACAGCAACCAAATGATGCGAGGTCTCGGGTACACTGTCGCTGCTGGCCTCATGGGCGTCTTTATTATCCATCGGTGTTTTTCTTAG